In one window of Arachis ipaensis cultivar K30076 chromosome B06, Araip1.1, whole genome shotgun sequence DNA:
- the LOC107605134 gene encoding endonuclease V isoform X5, giving the protein MNLITLKLSSDTEPMEKPSETEEPSSTPLPDHQNWIAAQDLLREKLIREDSFTWKIPEDRSDSEEGLLRYIGGVDISFSKDDPSMACGTLVVLDLRTLQVVYEDFSLVNIRVPYVPGFLAFRELLMVDGNGILHPRGKCFCFGLACHLGVEANLPTVGIGKNLHHVDGLNQSRVRELLEAGENSCKDFINLVGCSGHIWGAAMRSTQGSIKPIFISIGHRISLQTALRLVQMTCKYRVPEPIRQADIRSRDYIRKLKMNARMKFLIGETYLSWKQMLQKYCKT; this is encoded by the exons ATGAATTTAATTACTCTGAAACTATCCTCCGATACAGAACCAATGGAAAAACCATCAGAAACCGAAGAACCCTCTTCAACTCCGTTGCCAGATCATCAAAACTGGATAGC AGCACAAGATTTGCTGAGGGAGAAGCTGATCAGAGAGGATAGCTTCACATGGAAAATACCCGAAGACCGTTCGGATTCGGAGGAAGGATTATTGAGATACATTGGCGGAGTTGATATAAGCTTCTCAAAAGATGACCCATCAATGGCGTGTGGCACACTTGTGGTTTTGGACTTAAGAACTctgcaagttgtttatgaagactTCTCTTTGGTCAATATTCGAGTTCCCTATGTTCCTGGCTTCCTTGCATTCAGAGAG TTGTTAATGGTTGATGGAAACGGAATACTACATCCCCGAGGCAAGTGCTTTT GCTTTGGCCTGGCCTGTCATCTAGGAGTTGAGGCCAATCTCCCAACAGTTGGAATTGGAAAGAAT TTGCATCATGTGGATGGTCTTAATCAATCTAGGGTTAGAGAGCTTCTTGAAGCTGGAGAAAATTCTTGTAAAGATTTCATTAATTTGGTAGGTTGCTCAGGGCATATATGGGGAGCG GCCATGAGATCTACACAAGGATCTATAAAGCCAATATTTATATCAATTGGTCATCGGATTTCACTTCAAACTGCTCTTAGACTAGTTCAGATGACTTGCAAGTATCGTGTTCCCGAGCCAATTAGACAG GCCGATATAAGATCCAGAGACTACATTCGGAAGCTCAAAATGAATGCCAGAATGAA ATTTCTCATTGGTGAGACTTACTTGAGCTGGAAACAGATGTTGCAAAAGTATTGCAAAACATGA
- the LOC107605134 gene encoding endonuclease V isoform X1: MNLITLKLSSDTEPMEKPSETEEPSSTPLPDHQNWIAAQDLLREKLIREDSFTWKIPEDRSDSEEGLLRYIGGVDISFSKDDPSMACGTLVVLDLRTLQVVYEDFSLVNIRVPYVPGFLAFREAPILLEILEKMKKSGSSFYPQLLMVDGNGILHPRGKCFCFGLACHLGVEANLPTVGIGKNLHHVDGLNQSRVRELLEAGENSCKDFINLVGCSGHIWGAAMRSTQGSIKPIFISIGHRISLQTALRLVQMTCKYRVPEPIRQADIRSRDYIRKLKMNARMKFLIGETYLSWKQMLQKYCKT, translated from the exons ATGAATTTAATTACTCTGAAACTATCCTCCGATACAGAACCAATGGAAAAACCATCAGAAACCGAAGAACCCTCTTCAACTCCGTTGCCAGATCATCAAAACTGGATAGC AGCACAAGATTTGCTGAGGGAGAAGCTGATCAGAGAGGATAGCTTCACATGGAAAATACCCGAAGACCGTTCGGATTCGGAGGAAGGATTATTGAGATACATTGGCGGAGTTGATATAAGCTTCTCAAAAGATGACCCATCAATGGCGTGTGGCACACTTGTGGTTTTGGACTTAAGAACTctgcaagttgtttatgaagactTCTCTTTGGTCAATATTCGAGTTCCCTATGTTCCTGGCTTCCTTGCATTCAGAGAG GCCCCAATTCTTTTAGAGATTCTGGAGAAAATGAAAAAGAGTGGTAGTTCTTTCTACCCACAG TTGTTAATGGTTGATGGAAACGGAATACTACATCCCCGAGGCAAGTGCTTTT GCTTTGGCCTGGCCTGTCATCTAGGAGTTGAGGCCAATCTCCCAACAGTTGGAATTGGAAAGAAT TTGCATCATGTGGATGGTCTTAATCAATCTAGGGTTAGAGAGCTTCTTGAAGCTGGAGAAAATTCTTGTAAAGATTTCATTAATTTGGTAGGTTGCTCAGGGCATATATGGGGAGCG GCCATGAGATCTACACAAGGATCTATAAAGCCAATATTTATATCAATTGGTCATCGGATTTCACTTCAAACTGCTCTTAGACTAGTTCAGATGACTTGCAAGTATCGTGTTCCCGAGCCAATTAGACAG GCCGATATAAGATCCAGAGACTACATTCGGAAGCTCAAAATGAATGCCAGAATGAA ATTTCTCATTGGTGAGACTTACTTGAGCTGGAAACAGATGTTGCAAAAGTATTGCAAAACATGA
- the LOC107605134 gene encoding endonuclease V isoform X3, protein MLRQPMEKPSETEEPSSTPLPDHQNWIAAQDLLREKLIREDSFTWKIPEDRSDSEEGLLRYIGGVDISFSKDDPSMACGTLVVLDLRTLQVVYEDFSLVNIRVPYVPGFLAFREAPILLEILEKMKKSGSSFYPQLLMVDGNGILHPRGKCFCFGLACHLGVEANLPTVGIGKNLHHVDGLNQSRVRELLEAGENSCKDFINLVGCSGHIWGAAMRSTQGSIKPIFISIGHRISLQTALRLVQMTCKYRVPEPIRQADIRSRDYIRKLKMNARMKFLIGETYLSWKQMLQKYCKT, encoded by the exons ATGTTAAGAC AACCAATGGAAAAACCATCAGAAACCGAAGAACCCTCTTCAACTCCGTTGCCAGATCATCAAAACTGGATAGC AGCACAAGATTTGCTGAGGGAGAAGCTGATCAGAGAGGATAGCTTCACATGGAAAATACCCGAAGACCGTTCGGATTCGGAGGAAGGATTATTGAGATACATTGGCGGAGTTGATATAAGCTTCTCAAAAGATGACCCATCAATGGCGTGTGGCACACTTGTGGTTTTGGACTTAAGAACTctgcaagttgtttatgaagactTCTCTTTGGTCAATATTCGAGTTCCCTATGTTCCTGGCTTCCTTGCATTCAGAGAG GCCCCAATTCTTTTAGAGATTCTGGAGAAAATGAAAAAGAGTGGTAGTTCTTTCTACCCACAG TTGTTAATGGTTGATGGAAACGGAATACTACATCCCCGAGGCAAGTGCTTTT GCTTTGGCCTGGCCTGTCATCTAGGAGTTGAGGCCAATCTCCCAACAGTTGGAATTGGAAAGAAT TTGCATCATGTGGATGGTCTTAATCAATCTAGGGTTAGAGAGCTTCTTGAAGCTGGAGAAAATTCTTGTAAAGATTTCATTAATTTGGTAGGTTGCTCAGGGCATATATGGGGAGCG GCCATGAGATCTACACAAGGATCTATAAAGCCAATATTTATATCAATTGGTCATCGGATTTCACTTCAAACTGCTCTTAGACTAGTTCAGATGACTTGCAAGTATCGTGTTCCCGAGCCAATTAGACAG GCCGATATAAGATCCAGAGACTACATTCGGAAGCTCAAAATGAATGCCAGAATGAA ATTTCTCATTGGTGAGACTTACTTGAGCTGGAAACAGATGTTGCAAAAGTATTGCAAAACATGA
- the LOC107605134 gene encoding endonuclease V isoform X7, whose protein sequence is MNLITLKLSSDTEPMEKPSETEEPSSTPLPDHQNWIAAQDLLREKLIREDSFTWKIPEDRSDSEEGLLRYIGGVDISFSKDDPSMACGTLVVLDLRTLQVVYEDFSLVNIRVPYVPGFLAFREAPILLEILEKMKKSGSSFYPQLLMVDGNGILHPRGKCFCFGLACHLGVEANLPTVGIGKNLHHVDGLNQSRVRELLEAGENSCKDFINLVGCSGHIWGAAMRSTQGSIKPIFISIGHRISLQTALRLVQMTCKYRVPEPIRQDLCLIIKTF, encoded by the exons ATGAATTTAATTACTCTGAAACTATCCTCCGATACAGAACCAATGGAAAAACCATCAGAAACCGAAGAACCCTCTTCAACTCCGTTGCCAGATCATCAAAACTGGATAGC AGCACAAGATTTGCTGAGGGAGAAGCTGATCAGAGAGGATAGCTTCACATGGAAAATACCCGAAGACCGTTCGGATTCGGAGGAAGGATTATTGAGATACATTGGCGGAGTTGATATAAGCTTCTCAAAAGATGACCCATCAATGGCGTGTGGCACACTTGTGGTTTTGGACTTAAGAACTctgcaagttgtttatgaagactTCTCTTTGGTCAATATTCGAGTTCCCTATGTTCCTGGCTTCCTTGCATTCAGAGAG GCCCCAATTCTTTTAGAGATTCTGGAGAAAATGAAAAAGAGTGGTAGTTCTTTCTACCCACAG TTGTTAATGGTTGATGGAAACGGAATACTACATCCCCGAGGCAAGTGCTTTT GCTTTGGCCTGGCCTGTCATCTAGGAGTTGAGGCCAATCTCCCAACAGTTGGAATTGGAAAGAAT TTGCATCATGTGGATGGTCTTAATCAATCTAGGGTTAGAGAGCTTCTTGAAGCTGGAGAAAATTCTTGTAAAGATTTCATTAATTTGGTAGGTTGCTCAGGGCATATATGGGGAGCG GCCATGAGATCTACACAAGGATCTATAAAGCCAATATTTATATCAATTGGTCATCGGATTTCACTTCAAACTGCTCTTAGACTAGTTCAGATGACTTGCAAGTATCGTGTTCCCGAGCCAATTAGACAG GATTTGTGTCTAATTATCAAGACGTTTTGA
- the LOC107605134 gene encoding endonuclease V isoform X2 codes for MNLITLKLSSDTEPMEKPSETEEPSSTPLPDHQNWIAAQDLLREKLIREDSFTWKIPEDRSDSEEGLLRYIGGVDISFSKDDPSMACGTLVVLDLRTLQVVYEDFSLVNIRVPYVPGFLAFREAPILLEILEKMKKSGSSFYPQLLMVDGNGILHPRGFGLACHLGVEANLPTVGIGKNLHHVDGLNQSRVRELLEAGENSCKDFINLVGCSGHIWGAAMRSTQGSIKPIFISIGHRISLQTALRLVQMTCKYRVPEPIRQADIRSRDYIRKLKMNARMKFLIGETYLSWKQMLQKYCKT; via the exons ATGAATTTAATTACTCTGAAACTATCCTCCGATACAGAACCAATGGAAAAACCATCAGAAACCGAAGAACCCTCTTCAACTCCGTTGCCAGATCATCAAAACTGGATAGC AGCACAAGATTTGCTGAGGGAGAAGCTGATCAGAGAGGATAGCTTCACATGGAAAATACCCGAAGACCGTTCGGATTCGGAGGAAGGATTATTGAGATACATTGGCGGAGTTGATATAAGCTTCTCAAAAGATGACCCATCAATGGCGTGTGGCACACTTGTGGTTTTGGACTTAAGAACTctgcaagttgtttatgaagactTCTCTTTGGTCAATATTCGAGTTCCCTATGTTCCTGGCTTCCTTGCATTCAGAGAG GCCCCAATTCTTTTAGAGATTCTGGAGAAAATGAAAAAGAGTGGTAGTTCTTTCTACCCACAG TTGTTAATGGTTGATGGAAACGGAATACTACATCCCCGAG GCTTTGGCCTGGCCTGTCATCTAGGAGTTGAGGCCAATCTCCCAACAGTTGGAATTGGAAAGAAT TTGCATCATGTGGATGGTCTTAATCAATCTAGGGTTAGAGAGCTTCTTGAAGCTGGAGAAAATTCTTGTAAAGATTTCATTAATTTGGTAGGTTGCTCAGGGCATATATGGGGAGCG GCCATGAGATCTACACAAGGATCTATAAAGCCAATATTTATATCAATTGGTCATCGGATTTCACTTCAAACTGCTCTTAGACTAGTTCAGATGACTTGCAAGTATCGTGTTCCCGAGCCAATTAGACAG GCCGATATAAGATCCAGAGACTACATTCGGAAGCTCAAAATGAATGCCAGAATGAA ATTTCTCATTGGTGAGACTTACTTGAGCTGGAAACAGATGTTGCAAAAGTATTGCAAAACATGA
- the LOC107605134 gene encoding endonuclease V isoform X6, producing the protein MNLITLKLSSDTEPMEKPSETEEPSSTPLPDHQNWIAAQDLLREKLIREDSFTWKIPEDRSDSEEGLLRYIGGVDISFSKDDPSMACGTLVVLDLRTLQVVYEDFSLVNIRVPYVPGFLAFRELLMVDGNGILHPRGFGLACHLGVEANLPTVGIGKNLHHVDGLNQSRVRELLEAGENSCKDFINLVGCSGHIWGAAMRSTQGSIKPIFISIGHRISLQTALRLVQMTCKYRVPEPIRQADIRSRDYIRKLKMNARMKFLIGETYLSWKQMLQKYCKT; encoded by the exons ATGAATTTAATTACTCTGAAACTATCCTCCGATACAGAACCAATGGAAAAACCATCAGAAACCGAAGAACCCTCTTCAACTCCGTTGCCAGATCATCAAAACTGGATAGC AGCACAAGATTTGCTGAGGGAGAAGCTGATCAGAGAGGATAGCTTCACATGGAAAATACCCGAAGACCGTTCGGATTCGGAGGAAGGATTATTGAGATACATTGGCGGAGTTGATATAAGCTTCTCAAAAGATGACCCATCAATGGCGTGTGGCACACTTGTGGTTTTGGACTTAAGAACTctgcaagttgtttatgaagactTCTCTTTGGTCAATATTCGAGTTCCCTATGTTCCTGGCTTCCTTGCATTCAGAGAG TTGTTAATGGTTGATGGAAACGGAATACTACATCCCCGAG GCTTTGGCCTGGCCTGTCATCTAGGAGTTGAGGCCAATCTCCCAACAGTTGGAATTGGAAAGAAT TTGCATCATGTGGATGGTCTTAATCAATCTAGGGTTAGAGAGCTTCTTGAAGCTGGAGAAAATTCTTGTAAAGATTTCATTAATTTGGTAGGTTGCTCAGGGCATATATGGGGAGCG GCCATGAGATCTACACAAGGATCTATAAAGCCAATATTTATATCAATTGGTCATCGGATTTCACTTCAAACTGCTCTTAGACTAGTTCAGATGACTTGCAAGTATCGTGTTCCCGAGCCAATTAGACAG GCCGATATAAGATCCAGAGACTACATTCGGAAGCTCAAAATGAATGCCAGAATGAA ATTTCTCATTGGTGAGACTTACTTGAGCTGGAAACAGATGTTGCAAAAGTATTGCAAAACATGA
- the LOC107605134 gene encoding endonuclease V isoform X4, with protein MEKPSETEEPSSTPLPDHQNWIAAQDLLREKLIREDSFTWKIPEDRSDSEEGLLRYIGGVDISFSKDDPSMACGTLVVLDLRTLQVVYEDFSLVNIRVPYVPGFLAFREAPILLEILEKMKKSGSSFYPQLLMVDGNGILHPRGKCFCFGLACHLGVEANLPTVGIGKNLHHVDGLNQSRVRELLEAGENSCKDFINLVGCSGHIWGAAMRSTQGSIKPIFISIGHRISLQTALRLVQMTCKYRVPEPIRQADIRSRDYIRKLKMNARMKFLIGETYLSWKQMLQKYCKT; from the exons ATGGAAAAACCATCAGAAACCGAAGAACCCTCTTCAACTCCGTTGCCAGATCATCAAAACTGGATAGC AGCACAAGATTTGCTGAGGGAGAAGCTGATCAGAGAGGATAGCTTCACATGGAAAATACCCGAAGACCGTTCGGATTCGGAGGAAGGATTATTGAGATACATTGGCGGAGTTGATATAAGCTTCTCAAAAGATGACCCATCAATGGCGTGTGGCACACTTGTGGTTTTGGACTTAAGAACTctgcaagttgtttatgaagactTCTCTTTGGTCAATATTCGAGTTCCCTATGTTCCTGGCTTCCTTGCATTCAGAGAG GCCCCAATTCTTTTAGAGATTCTGGAGAAAATGAAAAAGAGTGGTAGTTCTTTCTACCCACAG TTGTTAATGGTTGATGGAAACGGAATACTACATCCCCGAGGCAAGTGCTTTT GCTTTGGCCTGGCCTGTCATCTAGGAGTTGAGGCCAATCTCCCAACAGTTGGAATTGGAAAGAAT TTGCATCATGTGGATGGTCTTAATCAATCTAGGGTTAGAGAGCTTCTTGAAGCTGGAGAAAATTCTTGTAAAGATTTCATTAATTTGGTAGGTTGCTCAGGGCATATATGGGGAGCG GCCATGAGATCTACACAAGGATCTATAAAGCCAATATTTATATCAATTGGTCATCGGATTTCACTTCAAACTGCTCTTAGACTAGTTCAGATGACTTGCAAGTATCGTGTTCCCGAGCCAATTAGACAG GCCGATATAAGATCCAGAGACTACATTCGGAAGCTCAAAATGAATGCCAGAATGAA ATTTCTCATTGGTGAGACTTACTTGAGCTGGAAACAGATGTTGCAAAAGTATTGCAAAACATGA